From the genome of Ptychodera flava strain L36383 chromosome 20, AS_Pfla_20210202, whole genome shotgun sequence, one region includes:
- the LOC139120471 gene encoding uncharacterized protein, translating to MHFIRGVLCKWLTSDKSDLKRVFDKRDNDDCSLLNAGLVYAAAGNDQGIPAIVSQIVSKKLEVQEDRFLQFLTEFNSKYDLEKDDSKTTLTAIEKYGKEGHVNHAATMMTWVQICSEHAMGRFQATYMDDLLHASLISASAEARCPVSVREGKSTSRDISVSGQIIRVESNIEVTGINGTILQLIVSSQNETPVKGKGDIKYDFPKIVAASLAVAGESPFSNEYYRTVYQLLIHGTAPPVGERGCTNEVDVFLIRSHISQATLDCMSLNSSPDCLQTSVVLYERIPCINIYSASFIATVYHGCKAVLLLSKCIKMD from the exons ATGCATTTCATTCGCGGCGTCCTCTGCAAATGGTTGACTTCGGACAAATCCGACCTGAAGCGAGTATTTGACAAGCGTGACAACGACGATTGCTCACTTCTGAATGCTGGATTAGTTTACGCTGCTGCCGGGAATGACCAAGGAATACCTGCGATCGTATCACAAATTGTTTCAA AAAAACTAGAAGTACAAGAAGACCGTTTTCTCCAGTTTCTGACTGAATTCAACAGCAAATATGACTTGGAGAAAGACGATAGTAAAACAACCCTGACAGCAATTGAG AAATATGGAAAAGAAGGACACGTCAATCATGCAGCCACAATGATGACTTGGGTCCAGATTTGCAGTGAACATGCGATGGGTAGATTCCAGGCGACGTATATGGATGATTTGCTGCATGCCTCGTTGATCTCTGCATCAGCTGAAGCCAGATGTCCTGTCAGTGTACG GGAAGGAAAGTCAACATCTCGTGACATCTCTGTGTCTGGACAGATCATCAGAGTAGAGAGTAACATTGAAGTAACTGGAATCAACGGTACAATTCTACAACTCATCGTATCATCACAG AATGAGACACCAGTAAAAGGAAAAGGTGACATTAAATATGATTTTCCAAAGATAGTAGCTGCATCACTTGCTGTGGCTGGAGAGAGTCCTTTCAGCAATGAGTACTACAGGACAGTGTACCAGTTACTGATTCATGGTACAGCGCCACCAGTAGGTGAAAGAGGTTGTACAAATGAAGTGGATGTTTTCCTGATCAGATCTCACATCTCACAGGCCACGCTGGATTGCATGTCTCTGAATTCAAGCCCAGATTGCCTTCAGACGTCTGTTGTGCTTTATGAAAGGATTCCATGCATTAATATTTACAGTGCAAGTTTTATAGCAACTGTATACCATGGCTGCAAAGCTGTGCTTTTATTGTCTAAATGTATCAAAATGGATTGA